The genomic stretch ATCTGCTTGTAGTCTggacaatcaagcgtacaaaatatggcaaaatcgtatgggttcacaGGTCTGCTATACACTTCAGGTTTGGGGTGtccacaagctaactttttttttactcgagCATGTTGGCAACGAACTGGAGAACAACATCTGACCATGTTGATTGGTGGGTGGCCCACTCCGAGGGTCAATGCGCTCCGTTAGTTGCACGAGCTGTTCCTCAGAGAGGGGGCAAGCCGTGGCAGGCACATCCTAACGACTGTCTGGCAAAGGATGGTCCTCGATTATCGATTGAAGGCTTCTCCCTTTCCAGAAGTCCTGTACTGCTGTGGATGTGCTGGCTCGTCTCTCCAGCATCCCCCTGAAGAAGAGCTGCAGGGGAGTTCTGTTGCGCTCTGTCCTCAGGGGTTGGTGGTTCTTCTGTTCCACAATCCACTGTAGGGACCGGTTCGGCAGAAAAACATAGTGGAGGGCCCACAAGTGAATGGGATTGTCCATGTTCAGTATCCCCAGACCACCTTCTGCCTGTGGTGTTCTCATTGCAGTAAACAGGTCATGGTAAGGGTTCACCACATCTTTCCAGACGTCGAGCCAGAGACGCTCGATCCTTTGGTTATGGTCACTGCGGCCTTGCATCGCACTGCCTCTCCCTTCTCCCCTGTGTTCATTCATGAGGGCGACGACATCCAGATTCTCGCCACCATGGTCCATGCGGAGTCCAAAGCGTTGGGTTCCACCCAAAAACAGATCCCGAACGGTCTCTGACCTGTTGTTTCGGTGGCATGGAGGAAGGTAGTGGCCCGGCTAAAGCCATCGATTGCCCCATGAATCACCATTTTCCACCTGCAATATAACAAACAGAGATCCGTTTCCATATGTGATTTCACCACACAAATTCTGATTAAAGAGTTATTGGGAAATAAGTACAGGTAACATGCTCAGTAAATATTAAAAAGTAATGGTCAAagtgctttttcatgaccgagaatcaagaccattatttttaatatatgagacagtgacaaaaggtcaggtgtcatgtctactgtcccgaatgacacacgattgctgacatttcaccattgccaaaagaataaacaaataagaaataggtagaaaatgaatgtgaaaactgactttgattgttgatcagtattttctataccactaacaaataatctacttacacatagctgtttggcaaatgtatgttgcatgggacacactgacatgaaagtggaagatgtttttccctctagagaaactgcatatcaagttacactttttgtgctcttccattccagttggcaatcaattgttaacacatgttattagaaaaaatagaacgaaaacagattagatagaatgaaaaatgtactggtgatgtcatttgggacatactgacatgaaaacggcaccttttgacattggctcatatatcattgagaaaaggtgtgtaacccatttaatccacctttcttcaattttgcaaagaaataaatcaagaaaAGCAATTGCTTTATATGACTTTTCTTCGTCATGTCCATAAGCCTTAAGGgtcttgtaggtcttaaaaggaggattccactaacTGCTGGGACTCTAAAATTTgataaaaataagcaaaattTTGGTAATGTCAGCTGGTTAATAACACATACAATTCAGTgaaatttaataaaaataactgagaaaaccgcaatgtaaagcttttacaaacttgaccccactgtgaccccaaaatgtgacagggatcaaccaaactagggtcacgTAGGTAGATGATCAAATCCTtcaagtgttcaaagtttcaaagctcaagcttcaaaaacacctgagataacatcaatgttaagatattttgattcgaacatgaccccctgtgaccccaaaacttgacgaaggtcaatcttcttcttcttcagcgttcgacgatggctgtgtctagattctttggcccgtgatgttgacgaagtgggctgtgacgaaggtcaatcaaccttatgtcgtcttcttcttcttatgcactcgtggtttgcacgagtggaattttacgtgtatgaccgtttttaccccaccatttaggcagccatacgccgctttcggaggaagcatgctgggtattttcttgtttctataacccaccgaactctgacatggattacaggatctttttcgtgcgcacttggtcttgtgcttgtgtgtacacacgggggtgttcggacaccgaggagagtctgcacacaaagttgactccgagaaataaatctcccgccgaacgtggggacgaactcacgctgacagcaggcaactggatacaaatctagcgcgctaccgactgagctacatccccgcccacaatcTTATGTCAAGTTGGTAGATTATCAAAACCTAGAAGTGTGCGTACTATTAAAGCTCTAGCTAAAAACACATCTGAGATAacatcaacgttaagtttttattaaacgaacatgaccccgctgtgaccccaaaatttgatgagggtcaacgaaactggggtcacttcgtgaaatcatcaaaccctaaaagtgtgcaaagtttcagaggtctagctgtATAAACTTCTGAGATAACAGCTCAACGTTACATTTTTTGtccttggacagacagacagcctgcccacagcacacataattattttgatCAAGTATTATTCACTCAGCCAGTCtacctgcacaagcatgtgattAATCCATGGTTGAAGAGTTCTGTGAAAATTGCGCAATTCTGCAAACTCTTTATAGCAGTTAATTTAATTTCGAATAAAATAAAGTACATAGTTGTTCTGCTAAGACGATAAGGCAAATATTTTTgcgttcttttcatgtttaagtATCTCGGGAAAAAAAGTTCTATTTATGAAGTGAAATATAATTGACCTACAGATTACtgtctttttgagtcacttgagaaaaagtgactctatgtaatcggtcagtgttagtctgtccggccggccgtccggccggccgtccgtagacaccaccttaacgttggacttttctcggaaactatcaaagcgatcgggctcatattttgtttagtcgtgacctccaatgacctctacactttaacgatggtttcgttgaccgttgacctttttcaaggtcacaggtcagcgtcaaaggaaaaattagacattttatatctttgacaaagttcatcggatgtgattgaaactttgtaggattattctttacatcaaagtatttacatctgtagccttttacgaacgttatcagaaaaacaagggagataactagccttttctgttcggcaacacacaacttaacgttgggcttttctcggaaactataaaagtgaccgggctcaaattttatgtgaacgtgactcattgtgttgtgaatagcaatttcttcctgtccatctgatgcctcatataatattcagaactgcgaaagtgactcgatcgagcgtttgctcttcttgttatttgtacaaatgcaaaatgggaacaactctattttctacacaaaatatgagagttacttgccttgagacCTTGTGTCTGGTACAACGTAGAttttgatttagaaaacaaccaaacttatGGATCTTATATTGGATTCTGTGTGTTGAAACCTGAAATGAATAGTGTAAATGCAGTATGTATGAGCTCTTTCCTCTTTCGAATATTTGAGCATTCAGAACTTTTCAGTCACCAAGCAGTGACCACACAGTGTGGTTTCTCAAcctatgagctatcgaggattcagactGGTTGCTGGGTGGTTATTTGTTAGGACTAGGTAGCTTGGTATTCACCGAAaagtattcccccctctgcttatttctctgttaacttgaaggggtgtttattgtttaaaaaaacaccaagcAACCAAATTTAAATAACCACCCAGTAGAAATGGTAAGGTATAACCAGAATATGTTTTGTATTCCGTGGGGAAATCATCAATGGACCAGTCTTTCATTACATatccagaaaatgacaaaataaaaagaaaagaaaagcaaatacttgcacacgactcaccttcgttacccacctaccccttagaagacgcccttccttttacgatcccaaacaagacattttcaagaccctgtttcatagctgccaacccctgTGAAGCCCAAAGAGTAGCATTTTGGAACTTTCACCCAATGTCAGAGTTGCAATTGGTGTTTATAAGCGTAGCACTCGCATAATCTTAAATTTGAATCGCAAGCCCGCATTTAAAATGCCATCAAAAACGTTTGTAAGATTCTGAGAGCTCTACGACATTACAACCGTCTAAACATAGttcaatgtcacacgctttccttctttgccactactaaagcaaacgtatgcaagattgtatgttacacgctttaggagcatggcaagaacggattcaaactcaaaatcgtcactccaaaaaaacataaaatgcacacacgacttttatttctcctgctgttatcgtttcttctctttacagattcttcaacgctcagaatactgaaaacggcaccctagacgacagtactgtttccatacgcgaatttaacttcccttggaaagtggttcgctcaggaggcctgtttgtctgacactataaggacagagttctgaacatagatgacaaagattccggaatgaacaaacattttgcggatgcagacacagaaagacgtcatgaagaatgcgatgcttcaaaagatacagactgtgacgatgactgtgacgtcattcccaTATAACGAGACGTCATTCCCATATaacgagacgtcattcacagttgttcggtcacttccgtcaaaaagtagatttagacaatcaacgtaatctcgtgtggaagaaaacgtctgtcacacaaccaagtcggaatagcaggtattaTTACCTATACACGCAAAGTCTGTCGAATTCTTCggcaaaaatcgttgaaaatgATTTGCCCGCATCGGCGTGGAACTTGCACCATAATCTTCACCACCCTTACGTTTCCCCGTTTTTATCCTGTCTCCCTCCAGTTTCCACTTCTAACACCGTCACTGTGCACAGCTTACAACTTAACAAGTGCATTGCATATTCTAATCAAATTCACAATTGGCGCATAGAGTCACCGGAAATGCGAATGCTTGCAATAAAATTCACGATTTGCTAAGCAAGTCACGTGGACAATATCGAGTCATAACGGAGTGGTTCCCAGCCATCGGTACTCGACTAGTTATGCAATGTTCATTGTTGATTGTCAAGCAATAAGTGAACATTTTGCAcgcttgtcattttttttttttttttagcgtagCAGCTCAGGGCTTAGAGTAGCAGCGTAGCAATTCCTGCAAAATCGGAGCATGCTGCGCCAAAATCGTAGCAATTGGCAGGTATGCTGTTCTCTAAGATAttctgctcataacctctgtaagtttacccccattataagacctTATTATCTCAGGGttatgtaggtcttaaaagaaagattccagcgtcataaaataatgtttaagAGAATTCCTTATGCCACCTGTATCAATCCACTCAAATTCCATGTTCAAACTGGCACAACCCCCAACATCCTCCCCACCACCGGACACACTCAACATTCAccaaattttgaaaaaggatttttttgtgcccagtgtatgtatttgtagctgtactcacgatatcaaCTTGTGGTATCCGTCTAGATGCCAGAGAGCGTTTGGTCCTGATACTTGGTACAGACGACGTCTCGTGGGCCTCAACGCCAAAGCTCTGACAGCTACTCCACCAGGATCAACCCGCTGGATGGCTCCCCGTACTCTGTGCCTTTGTGGAGCGTGTAAGAATACAACTTATTACACTAACGTGACATACcactcatgtcataacaataccaTTCACTCTACATTGCATGTGTAAAGAGGTCTTGTCTGACAAGGACCTGATTTTTCACTGCCTCCAATACCGAAACAAGCGTCCTTCTTTGAACACTCGGAAGAATTTTAAGAACGTAAACACCACACCAGTGACATTTCCTTGCTTTGACATAAAAGATTACACGAGGCATTCGGAGATATCCAGGttcaatttttaagcttcttCAATCTGGGCGCTTCGACAAAGGGACATTTACAGCAATGAACATGCAACAGTatgtacagggtccccactggtttttagaaacaaaattccatgacttttccatgagcctcaataacattttccatgactagatccacaggtcgccatttccgaacacgcaaactttttacatcttgtcactgccagttttgacactggcttgctttgcactgaatttgagtcagtttctacgcagtgtctctttgacaagcaagtcaagcatttgctacgcagtcagattatcggtaatgtttgctggtcctgtcatttcactaaactggaccagccactgtttgtatccatctgcactttcgtaaattccgtttcataACCGTCACtaacactgtgacttgacgaactgtcatttttttcaccgcgatacacagttcattgcgaagatcttccttggtaattcgttccaattccgcatactttttgttgtcaagaaacaactcgaaagaaagctggcgtgctaaaggttaatttttttctttcttatttatgttaaattccatgacttgaattgaaattccatgacttgaattgaaattccatgactttccaggcctggaaaattaaaaatcaaattccatgactttccatgacctgtacgaaccctgtatgtaggataaacagaatactacatggcttcctgtttgataccagttttacactaGTGTTTTGAAATATTGTTCGCAGTTTAATATTTAAAAGCACAACTTGTGTAAAACTGGTATTTCATAGGAAACcatatagtattctctatgtggaCAACAATGTCACAGGCTTACCCACTAAAGTTCTTTAGGAGCTTCTGACATATTTGCCTTAAAAACAACATGCAAAATAACTTGTGGAATCCAAAAGCACCATGCCGCATTAGTGGCCCAATTAGAGCTGCAGACTATTACGCTTTCGATGTAGCATGCTACTTGTAAAACAGAAAATGCTACTTCGTTATACAGACACTCTACAATGTTCATTTGTTCCTGCTGCTGTTTTCTTGTCTGAACACAGTTATTGCAACATTTGTGTCTTGACATATAAACATGTAGGTGCAGTGGATTATAAGATGATGCAATACTTAAAgataaacaccatttgctacactATAAATTCAAGATTGCTACACATGAAGCTTCATAGGGGCTGACAGCTCTGCATCATACACCTGCACATAAATCTTACTGACTGAGTTGATGAGTATTTACACATTGCACACCTCCCACATTGAAGTAAACAATTGAATATCTTCAGTTAATCGAAGTACACTTAAAGATGAAGTTCTCTCCATAGGAATACTGTGCATCACCCTTGCATGTAAGTGAACTCAAAGTActatgtgaacagaacagaaccaattctggtcTGTTTGCAACCGCATGAACGCAGGAAAGAGATCattgtcagattgaattacaattaacattgacacgcttccatttgaaacttttcagttGTCATTGTGGATTGACGCCCCGGGCCCCAGATCCTGCGTTTAACTTTATCCTCGACGAACAAAACAACAGGCACCAATTGGGTGGCCGCCTCACCTGTGATTGTGTTGACCAGGTTGGCAACCGAGCCAGACAGGGTAGAATTGCTGGTACCGGTTGTCATCGATCCCGATGTTGAGGCGATGGCCTCACGATCACCCGAAACAGCTTCTTGCAGACGTTGGTTGTCTTTCTGGAGCGAGACAATGGCCACTTGCCGCTCCCCCAGCCTGCGTAGTTCTGCCAATACCGCGGCCAAAGCAGTGGCGCTTTCTTCCCCTCCTGCTGTGGCTGACTCAAACCCACCGGGTTGTCGCTGCGAGGCTGTCTGGTTGCTGGCCCTCGGCCGACCTGCAGCGGCTCGGGTCACTTCGGCTACCCGCCTTGACGCTGCCCTCCTGGGAGGCATATTCCTGTGCATAAAAAACAGGATATGTGAACACAGCCTTATTTGTCAGATTACTGAGAATTACACATAAGCCTTGAACTTGTCTGCTGCTCCTTGCAGGAGTTAACAACTCCTTCACTGTTCAGCCTGTAAAAGGTGTTTAATATCCCATACTTCTGAAGTTGTCACCAGATTTTGGGAGTCTGAAATACAAACCAAAGAAATTGATTAAAATCTGGCCCAAAGTACTTCAAACcaattgtgttttctgtgtcaaACTCAAATCCTGGCACCCAGTACCCCCACCAAACGAGTTTGGAATCTCTGAGGCTCAATACATTTATGACAAACAGAACACCAACAGGAAATTACATCATGGTTCTCTGaactgtcacacaccaacatAATACCTGGCTAACAAATCCACATACTAACTAATGTTGGAATCTCTGAGGCCCTATAGCTTAAtttgacaaaaagaacaacagcgaACCATGTTTTCTGATTCTCTGAAAAATCAGCCCCACCATGAAATATTACCTAGCCCACTGTCAGTCAGTCCGCAGATCATCAAGTGGATTATCGACTTCCTGGTGGGTCGATCTCAGTACGTGGCAGTAGACGGGGTCATCTCAGACAGCCTCGAGATCAGTACAGGGAGTCCACAAGGCTGCTGTTTGTCTCCGACAatcttcaccctgtacaccaaCGACTGTAG from Littorina saxatilis isolate snail1 unplaced genomic scaffold, US_GU_Lsax_2.0 scaffold_734, whole genome shotgun sequence encodes the following:
- the LOC138956787 gene encoding uncharacterized protein encodes the protein MPPRRAASRRVAEVTRAAAGRPRASNQTASQRQPGGFESATAGGEESATALAAVLAELRRLGERQVAIVSLQKDNQRLQEAVSGDREAIASTSGSMTTGTSNSTLSGSVANLVNTITGTEYGEPSSGLILVE